The Novosphingobium pentaromativorans US6-1 genome window below encodes:
- a CDS encoding disulfide bond formation protein B, whose product MKAPSGPGSVWTLLFSAWLVALLSTLGALYIGEIMGQSPCVLCWFQRAFMFPLAIILAVASYTSDAGAWRYALPVAGVGWLIAFYHALLYFGVIAQNITPCGIGPSCSSSNMLIFDGIPIPFLSLLSFTAIIALLIPISWRSHE is encoded by the coding sequence ATGAAGGCCCCTTCGGGTCCCGGAAGTGTATGGACCCTGCTATTTTCCGCTTGGCTCGTGGCGCTTCTGTCCACTCTTGGCGCTCTTTATATCGGCGAGATCATGGGGCAATCGCCCTGCGTCCTGTGCTGGTTCCAGCGCGCGTTCATGTTCCCGCTTGCCATAATCCTCGCCGTGGCAAGTTATACGTCAGATGCGGGCGCGTGGCGCTATGCCTTGCCGGTCGCCGGGGTTGGTTGGCTGATCGCCTTCTATCATGCTCTGCTTTATTTCGGTGTCATCGCGCAGAATATCACGCCGTGTGGGATCGGTCCGTCCTGTTCGAGTTCCAACATGCTTATCTTCGACGGTATCCCTATTCCCTTTCTCTCGCTGCTTTCCTTTACAGCGATCATCGCACTGCTTATCCCCATAAGCTGGAGGTCTCACGAATGA
- a CDS encoding SCO family protein: MTDQIRTIAIPLLALALAACDSAPNAPLESPPLAGAAIGGPFTLVDKTNREVRWTDFDGKYRIVYFGYTYCPDVCPMDVQILMKGFGEFEKVNPELAKQVQPIFITIDPERDTPEVVGEFAAAFSPRLLGLSGSPEAIAAASKAFAAYSAKGTEGAGGYLMDHSRIAYLMDRRGKPVVMLPIDKDYKAVAAELVKWVR; this comes from the coding sequence ATGACCGATCAAATTCGCACGATAGCTATTCCGCTTCTCGCCTTGGCGCTTGCAGCATGTGATAGCGCGCCGAACGCCCCCCTTGAGTCCCCCCCTCTTGCAGGGGCGGCGATTGGTGGTCCATTCACCTTGGTGGACAAAACCAACCGAGAAGTGCGTTGGACTGATTTCGACGGGAAGTACCGTATAGTCTACTTTGGTTATACATATTGCCCAGACGTGTGTCCCATGGACGTTCAGATTCTCATGAAAGGCTTCGGCGAATTTGAGAAAGTCAATCCCGAACTCGCGAAGCAGGTCCAGCCGATCTTCATAACTATTGATCCGGAACGTGACACTCCTGAGGTTGTCGGCGAATTCGCAGCCGCATTCTCGCCGCGGCTTCTTGGTCTCTCAGGCAGTCCAGAAGCCATCGCAGCAGCCAGCAAGGCGTTTGCTGCTTATTCTGCGAAGGGAACCGAAGGCGCTGGGGGCTATCTGATGGATCATAGCCGCATCGCATACCTTATGGACAGACGAGGCAAACCCGTTGTGATGCTGCCGATCGACAAGGACTATAAAGCGGTTGCGGCTGAACTCGTGAAGTGGGTGCGTTGA
- a CDS encoding MerR family DNA-binding protein: MRIGEVSKATGLKIETIRFYETEGLTTCDRRSDSNYRLYGQAQVDRLSFIKRARDLGFTLEQVRGLLELTDDPRGSCVEIDTIVVAHLAEVDRKLAALQTLRKELVERLECCVGLSTGKSR, translated from the coding sequence ATGCGGATCGGCGAGGTGTCGAAAGCCACCGGTCTCAAGATCGAAACGATCCGGTTCTACGAAACTGAAGGGCTGACCACCTGCGATCGGCGGTCGGACAGCAATTATCGGCTTTACGGGCAGGCACAGGTCGATCGCTTGTCATTCATCAAGCGAGCGCGCGATCTCGGCTTCACGCTTGAACAGGTTCGCGGGCTTCTGGAACTGACCGACGATCCGCGTGGTTCATGCGTCGAAATCGATACGATCGTCGTCGCGCACCTGGCCGAGGTCGATCGCAAACTGGCTGCTTTGCAGACGCTGCGAAAAGAACTTGTTGAGCGCCTGGAATGCTGTGTCGGCCTTTCGACGGGCAAATCGCGGTAA
- a CDS encoding DsbA family protein, giving the protein MSKRFAVVAVAILAIVGFGVSAFYYNRSAEVREAQVPAPASVSDILIRAHAPVLGAENGRVTIVEFFDPSCEACRAMYPVVKQIMAEHPNDVRLVLRYAPLHQGSEEAIKILEGAREQGIFVPVLEAVLASQPEWHDDARAERAWAAASSVGLNVERARQTTASPEFTKNLNQDVADLSAIGVKGTPTFYVNGKVLSNIGAEQLSALVKSEVAATR; this is encoded by the coding sequence ATGAGCAAGCGCTTCGCTGTCGTTGCCGTGGCAATTCTCGCTATAGTCGGATTCGGCGTATCGGCGTTTTATTACAATAGATCAGCCGAAGTCCGGGAAGCTCAGGTGCCGGCCCCGGCATCGGTATCGGACATCCTGATACGCGCCCATGCGCCGGTGCTGGGCGCCGAAAACGGGCGAGTCACGATAGTCGAGTTTTTCGACCCGTCCTGTGAGGCCTGCCGGGCCATGTATCCTGTCGTGAAGCAGATCATGGCTGAGCATCCGAATGACGTGCGCCTGGTTCTTCGCTACGCCCCGTTGCACCAGGGTTCGGAGGAAGCCATCAAGATCCTGGAGGGGGCGCGGGAACAGGGCATTTTCGTTCCCGTGCTCGAGGCGGTCCTGGCCTCCCAGCCCGAATGGCACGACGATGCTCGCGCGGAGAGGGCCTGGGCCGCAGCAAGTTCGGTCGGCCTGAACGTGGAACGGGCGCGCCAGACAACGGCATCGCCCGAATTCACGAAGAACCTGAACCAGGATGTCGCCGACCTCAGCGCGATCGGCGTCAAGGGGACTCCCACTTTCTACGTGAACGGTAAGGTCTTGAGCAACATTGGAGCCGAGCAGCTCTCCGCGCTTGTGAAGTCCGAGGTTGCTGCGACGCGATGA
- a CDS encoding MerR family transcriptional regulator: protein MRQNFSIGALATVTGCKVVTIRYYEKIGLLAEPGRNRGGHRIYDRRHLERLVFIRKARELGFPLGTVRELLSLSARPVEAPCAEVDSIAIARLAEVRGKIADLKALEATLSRLLTQCGHTTLDDCRILDAFRADPDMTVSG, encoded by the coding sequence ATGCGACAAAACTTTTCAATTGGAGCCTTGGCGACCGTCACCGGATGCAAGGTCGTCACGATCCGCTACTACGAGAAAATCGGGCTGCTCGCCGAACCCGGCCGAAACCGGGGCGGGCATCGGATCTATGATCGCCGGCATCTCGAACGGCTCGTTTTCATCCGGAAAGCTCGAGAACTCGGCTTCCCGCTTGGCACCGTGCGCGAACTTCTGTCCCTGTCGGCACGACCGGTGGAAGCTCCGTGCGCCGAGGTGGATTCGATAGCAATCGCGCGTCTTGCCGAAGTCAGGGGGAAGATCGCCGATCTCAAGGCGCTTGAAGCCACGCTCTCGCGCCTCTTGACGCAGTGCGGTCACACTACGCTCGACGACTGCCGTATTCTGGACGCCTTTCGCGCCGATCCGGATATGACAGTGTCGGGATGA
- a CDS encoding thiamine pyrophosphate-dependent enzyme, with product MTTVAEVIIKTLAAAGARRCYGIAGDSLNYVTDAIRQSDIRWLHVRHEEAAGFAAGADAMLTGELALCAGSCGPGSLHFINGLYESHRNRAPVVLIASQLAQAELGFEFPQEVDFKAIYATCSVFCEEIRTPAQARRMTAMAAQAALARRGVAVLVVPSDVASAKAVEEPDFAVHRARPLVRPSDAELDQLAAALAAGKRLAIYGGSGCEAAHDGIVALATKLKAPIAHTSRAKDFLAHDNPYDVGMTGIFGCEAGFHALKSCDTLLLLGCDFAWRQFYPEKATILQVDLDGTHLGRRHPVDIGVVGDVAATVEALLARVALRDDDSFLRECLGKKDGDDHAQEERTTPGKGGGIHPQYLAETISRLAASDAVFTADAGSPMVWCLRHVRSTGSNRTVISLSHGTMANAMPQALGAKAAYPDRQVISLSGDGGLSMMLGDLLTAVQEKLPIKIAVFNNSSLNFVEIEQKVEGLLDAYTNLVNPDFSRVAEAIGFWGRRVETADAVEDAVIAWLNEPGPALLDVVTDRFELVMPPKVEAGQVAGMALYSAKALLGGRGRDVFGLIRHLLS from the coding sequence ATGACAACCGTAGCCGAAGTGATCATCAAGACGCTCGCGGCGGCGGGGGCACGGCGTTGCTACGGTATCGCCGGTGACTCGCTCAATTACGTTACCGACGCTATCCGCCAGAGCGACATCCGCTGGTTGCATGTCCGGCACGAGGAAGCCGCGGGATTTGCGGCCGGCGCGGACGCGATGCTGACGGGGGAACTGGCGCTCTGCGCAGGCTCGTGCGGTCCGGGAAGCTTGCATTTCATCAACGGCCTGTACGAGTCACACCGTAACCGCGCGCCCGTCGTCTTAATCGCCAGCCAGCTCGCGCAGGCCGAACTGGGTTTCGAATTTCCGCAGGAGGTCGATTTCAAGGCGATCTATGCGACGTGCAGCGTGTTTTGTGAAGAGATCAGAACGCCGGCGCAGGCACGGCGGATGACGGCGATGGCGGCCCAAGCCGCCCTCGCGAGGCGGGGTGTCGCCGTCCTCGTAGTTCCTTCCGACGTCGCCAGCGCCAAGGCCGTCGAAGAGCCGGACTTCGCCGTCCATCGCGCTCGTCCGCTCGTTCGGCCATCAGACGCGGAACTCGACCAACTCGCCGCGGCATTGGCTGCTGGCAAGCGCTTGGCGATCTACGGCGGTTCGGGCTGCGAAGCGGCGCATGATGGGATCGTCGCGCTGGCAACCAAGCTCAAGGCGCCGATCGCCCATACGTCGCGCGCCAAGGACTTTCTTGCCCACGACAATCCCTACGATGTGGGGATGACCGGCATCTTCGGCTGCGAGGCCGGCTTCCACGCGCTCAAGTCCTGCGACACCCTCCTGCTGCTCGGTTGCGACTTTGCCTGGCGGCAGTTCTATCCGGAAAAGGCGACGATCCTGCAGGTCGATCTCGACGGTACGCATCTGGGCCGCCGCCATCCGGTCGATATCGGCGTGGTCGGGGATGTCGCGGCGACTGTCGAGGCCTTGCTCGCGCGCGTAGCGTTGCGCGATGACGACAGCTTCCTTCGCGAATGTCTCGGAAAGAAGGATGGCGATGACCACGCGCAGGAAGAGCGGACGACTCCCGGCAAAGGCGGCGGCATCCATCCCCAATATCTAGCGGAGACGATCTCCCGTCTCGCCGCCTCCGACGCGGTGTTCACAGCTGATGCCGGCTCGCCGATGGTCTGGTGCCTGCGGCACGTCCGCTCGACCGGTAGCAATCGCACGGTGATCAGCCTCAGTCACGGGACTATGGCGAACGCCATGCCGCAGGCGCTGGGTGCCAAGGCCGCCTATCCCGACCGTCAGGTCATTTCGCTGTCGGGGGATGGCGGCCTGTCAATGATGCTCGGCGATCTCCTGACAGCCGTGCAGGAAAAGCTGCCGATCAAGATAGCGGTGTTCAACAACAGCTCGCTCAACTTCGTCGAGATCGAACAAAAGGTCGAGGGGCTACTCGACGCCTATACCAATCTGGTCAATCCCGACTTTTCCCGCGTGGCCGAGGCGATCGGCTTCTGGGGTCGCCGGGTCGAGACCGCCGATGCAGTGGAGGACGCGGTAATTGCCTGGCTTAACGAGCCCGGCCCGGCTCTGCTCGACGTGGTCACCGACCGGTTTGAACTGGTCATGCCGCCCAAAGTCGAGGCGGGCCAGGTCGCGGGCATGGCGCTCTATTCGGCCAAGGCGTTGCTCGGCGGGCGCGGACGCGATGTATTCGGGTTGATCCGGCACCTACTCTCTTAA